The following DNA comes from Hordeum vulgare subsp. vulgare chromosome 3H, MorexV3_pseudomolecules_assembly, whole genome shotgun sequence.
cccatcgccaatcggaagttgggagggatgtcagccgaacggatggctcgactgaaacactcgggaccagaaacgatggtcctgcttccactcggacggtcaatatcgtaaccatcgcggtgggctcggcccctgtcgaccctccgctgggcgatatgccctctcgcgtcgggccttgggtcgtaagtgccaccgactgaacgccgatcatcatgatgtcggggcccgtcgggcccaccccgcggaggggtgcgtgaacggcgacgatcttcgggatttatggaacgactgccttctctgtgtcgctgatgagaaccagggctatgaactgaccgatgcgtattcgcatgaacagaactattgtagatcctgttgtgcgactgggagaccgccgaattttgctgctgcgccgtgtgcaatagggcgcggatttgctcgatccccctgccagcctctgaatcagtcggctgaagggaatcggctatcttggcagccgcagccaagttgaggaggggtgtgcggaacagctccacgttgctccgccgagtgtgccgactggcagaacggcgaggcggacgacgcgcgtcggacatttcgccgatctcgtgctcgttccggccagcttgacgggaatcttcatgggagttggccatgtgtacttctgctgcaggccggcgacccgcgtactcggaagaaaactcagtcggaaccgagcccgagcgctgggacggcggggctaccacaactgactctagaaccgccacttgcgaagacgcgttctcgcgcgcctgggcgtgttgcacccaacgctggagccgcggacggcgggaccgcttgttgcggcgcgtgacggcggtgtaggtcgacaccggagccaactgctggagaagaagaatgccgcgggcgccggcacggaagtgcgtagccctgcggggaagcgcctcgacgtcgagaggggcgtcccgaagccatgccgaatcgtcgacgatgaaggagagagcggcgaagaagatctcgtgacccatgctcgaatctccaccggacgacatgacgaagtgatgtagtcgcaaactcgccggaagtcgcttagacgcctgccccacggtgggcgccaactgtcgtgggtataagcctgacagtagatgtgtagggtacgaaaggatgggcagagccttagctacgacgaggttgtatgagttcaggcccctctacgatggaggtaaaagccctacgtctcagtgctcttgggagcttagtgtcgagtggaatatcagaTTACAGTAAATGTCAACccgtgcaccagtggggaagggcggcttatatagagtgcgcttccctccacaacggcccggtggacaggggtgtaatagtggtgaataaatgcctacgttacacatGTTTGTTGGAACCATTGTCACACTCCAACGTTTTTGCTTGAACCGCTTGTGACATTTGTCGGAACCGGCACACAATATTGCTGGAACCtgcattttttcttcttttcaaaCGACGACCATGGTGACCATGGCGGGCTAACCATGAGATTTTGCTGCAACCGTAGTTAAATTTTGGTACTACCAGCAAAGTTATTTGCTACATCCATTTAACGGGTGTTGACTGATCGGTGGCCGTCGTTGACGCAATTTCGTGCAGCGAGCATCAATGGCGAGGGGTGGCGGCGGAGATACAAATGTCGTCGCGAGAGCTGCAACTGCATATGCAACTGTTGCATGGGTCGAGGCGTCGACGAGGACGTCCGACGAGGGTAAGGACCGACGATGAGGATGGTCGGTGTCATGGGTATAAGGCTGACAGTAGATAtgtagggtacaaaaggatgggcagagccttagctacggcgaggttgtatgagttcaggcccctctgcggtggaggtaatagccctacgtctcagtgctcagggagcttgttgtcgagtggaatatagaatacagtgaattgctaacccctgcaccagtgggggagggtggcttatatagagtgcgctgccctccacaacggttccgtgtACAGGAGTGgaatagtggcgattaaatgcgtacgttacaggtaacgtacgtcttaaatgctaataatggcatatagaaacgtatgaccgtttcccttcagggggggttacgatgcacatagtggaatccagtcggttagtttgataaactccgaatgctaatctttcACTGGACGGTCgatgatctgttaccgactggatgaagggaactccttagttcagtcggaactgactaagggtctcgtcccttatgaggggtagtccttgggttggaccttcagggcaggcctatgaccataTCCTAGGACTATAACTCCATCAATCGGCGTGGTCGGCAAGGAGGCGGACAGCGAGGAAAGTCGACGAGGACGATGGCCGACGACGAGGACTGTCAGCGGAGGAGACAAGATGTGGATCTAGGCGGAGAAAGAAGAAAAGTGCTCCGGGAACAGTTTATTTCTCATGAGTCAAGATCCAAACGACCGTGCTCACATGCAACGGATGGGACCCGACCGGCGGAAACATTGAATACCGTATATTTTTTCTGACCGGAGCACGTCTGACCAAAATGCAGTATAGAACATCCGTTCGAACAAAAACAGAAGAATGCAGTAGAATAATAGAGCCGCCAGAGGAGTACCCCCGTCTTGTTCTCCGTCAAATAAAAAGGACGGCAAAGGTCGACGGCAATCCAGACTCCAGAGTAGAGCGACAGTGCACCCCGCCCCGCCCCCTTTGGGTCCGCACTGCAGGCGCCGCCGCCGTTTCCCCCGCCCGTCCCTCCCGGCGCCGCGGCCTCCTGTGTCTGCGAGCGGCAGCGCCCGATCGGCGAATCTCGcgatggctggcggcggcggcggcggcggcggcggcgggttcCTCAACCTGGAGCGGCACTTCGCCTTCTACGGCGCGTACCACAGCAACCCGGTCAACGTCTTCATCCACGCGCTCTTCGTCTGGCCCATCTTCCTCACCGCCCTCCTGCTCCTCCACCTCACCGCCCCGTTCCCGCGCGCCGCCGCGGTCTTCACCGCCGTCTACGGGGCCTTCTACGTCTCCCTCGACCGCCGCTCCGGCGCCCTCGCCGCCGTCCTCTGCCTCCTCTGCTGGGGCGCCAGCtccgccctcgccgcccgcctCGGCTTCTCCCTCGGATGGAAGGTTATTACTACTACAACATCACACAGCCCCGCTCGCCACTCTTGGCTTCTTCCCTTGATTGACCCTTCTCTAGTGATTTCTATGTGTTCAGTATCCATCCGTCTCTGATTTGGTGTATTATTGATAGGCTATGAGAAGAAATACTAGTTGTTTTGCGCTGAATTTCTCTACTAGGGGAGGGATTTTGAGAATTTGTGGTCATCTTCGTAGAACAGCATCGGGGATAATTATTGTGAAAAGTGGATATGGAGTAACCAAAGCTTGACTTTCGTTTAGACAGAAGGGTTCCGATCATGTCTAACGTACTTCGCTGCACCCTATCTACTCCTAATTGCTGTCACTGCACATGGTATTGATCAATTGAAGGCGTCAGTTGTCTTGGCATGTTTTTTGCTCCATGGTGTTCGGCTTATGTAGTTCTCCCGCATTTACAAAATTCAGGGTTCTTTTGATCTCTGTCTCAGTGGACCTAGGTCACTGGACCTTAAATTTGGAAAGCTAGATTGCAGGTGTTCGAGATTTGGTTTTGACTTCTGAAATTTTGATTCAATCTCTTTTCTGAACTTCTGAAATTTTGATTCATTCTTTTTTCTTAACCTCTGAAATTTTGATTCTGACAGCGTTTGCTTTTAGGATGATGCATAGATTCTGCTGTTCAAGATGCTTTGTAGCTAAATAAACAAGAAGTTCACTAAACATGAATTGATCAAGCATAAATTCTTTGTTTTCTTGCAGGTGGTATTGGTAGCTCAGCTGTTCTGTTGGACTATGCAATTCGTTGGCCATGGAGTTTTTGAGGCAAGTCTCTTATGATATCGCGCTATCGGTATTAGGTTAACCACTAGCTATGGAAAGCTCTTGCCCAAGGATTATTAATACTTGACACTTACTCTGATTGTAGAAGCGGGCACCTGCTCTAGTTGACAATCTCGTCCAGGCTTTGCTGATGGCCCCATATTTCGTGCTTCTAGAGGTAAGCATTCTGCAGCATGATCACTCCGATGATCCGACAAGAGATTGCCTTACAAGTCATGCCAATCTTGCCGTTTGCTTCAGATTCTTCACAAGTTTGCTGCCTACGAACCGTATCCTGGCTTTCATGCCAATGTTCAGAAGCTGATTGACGCCAAGCGCAAGGAGTGGGCGGACAAGAAAGCGAAGAAGATGTCATGAGACGTGACCGAGAACTCCTGATGAAAGATGGAAGATGAAAGATGAGAAGATGATAACAGCGAAGGTGCGAGTGATCTCTATGAAGATAAACAAAA
Coding sequences within:
- the LOC123445291 gene encoding 2-hydroxy-palmitic acid dioxygenase MPO1-like, with the protein product MAGGGGGGGGGGFLNLERHFAFYGAYHSNPVNVFIHALFVWPIFLTALLLLHLTAPFPRAAAVFTAVYGAFYVSLDRRSGALAAVLCLLCWGASSALAARLGFSLGWKVVLVAQLFCWTMQFVGHGVFEKRAPALVDNLVQALLMAPYFVLLEILHKFAAYEPYPGFHANVQKLIDAKRKEWADKKAKKMS